Genomic DNA from Desulfurivibrio alkaliphilus AHT 2:
TGATCCCGCCACCCTGGAAAAGACCCTGCGGGACGACAAGCTGGATATTGCCTGCGTGATCGTTGAGCCGGTGGCCGGCAATATGGGGGTGGTGGCGCCGGCCCCGGGTTTTTTGGCAACCCTGCGCCAACTGACCGCGGAGTTGGGGATTGTCCTGATCTTCGATGAGGTGATCACCGGCTTCCGGCTCTCGCTGGGCGGAGCCCAGGAGTATTATGGTGTTCAACCCGATCTGACCTGTCTGGGCAAGGTCATCGGCGGCGGGCTGCCGGTGGGGGCTTACGGGGGTAAAAAAGAGATCATGGATCACATCGCTCCCGACGGCCCGGTATATCAGGCCGGCACCCTTTCCGGCAATCCCCTGGCCATGGCTGCCGGCGCCGCCACCCTGCGGGAGCTGGCCCAGCCCGGTTTTTATGAGCAACTGGAAACCAAGGCCGCCGGGTTTGCCGGGGAACTGGCCGCCCTGGCGGACAAATATCTGCCGGGCCAGACCACGCTCAACCGGGTGGGCTCCATGATGACCACCTTTTTTACCCCCGGTCCGGTTACCGATCACGCCTCCGCCACCCGCTCCGACACCGACCGTTATGCCGCCCATTACCGCAACATGCGCAGTCAGGGCATCTGGCTGGCCCCGGCCCAATTTGAAGCGGCCTTCATTTCCGCGGCCCAAAGTGAGGCCGACCTGGCCCTGGCGCTGGAAAAAACCGAGTGGTCATTCAAGCAACTGGCCGCTGCCGACAAATAAGCAACCGTTCACCACGATCGGGGTGGCCTGGCTTAGTGGGCCGTAATCTCCCGCAGCGCCGCCGTTGTGGTTTTGCCGCCAGTCATGCGTACTCCTAGTGCGCATGACTGGCGGCTCGCTTTAAAATGGGGTGCAACTGTAACGATTAGCAAAAAAAGCCGTTGACTTTACCCGGCGGCCTTGATAGATACGAAACACTTTACGATTTTATGAGGGGCGATTCATTATCGCACCATGGTGGTCCGGGGGCGGGTTAACAGATGGCCGGCGAACGACAGGAAGTATGGAAGTTGCTGACCATTTTCGGGACCATCGGGATGACCATGGTCTTTTCGGTCTTCATCGGGTTGGGGATCGGTTATTTCCTCGATCACAAGGTTTTTGACGGGCGCACGGCCCCTTGGCTGACCCTGATTTTTCTCGGCTTCGGGATTGCTGCTGCCTTCAAAAACCTCTATGTTCTGAGCCAGAGAAAGGATTTATGACCACGGCAACACAGGCGGAACTGATGACGGGCGGAACAGAGGGGGCCGATATTCCCATTCGCAGGGTAGAGTTGATCAGCTACCTGGTGCTGCTGGCCATGGCCCTGATCGGCTGGCTGCTGCTTTCACCGTTGGCCGGTATTTCCGTACTGATCGGTGGCTTTGTGGTTATTTTAAGCTTTCAATGGTTGAAAAGGGATGCCGTCCGGCTCTCCCTTAATCCCACCAAACAGGCCAAGATTCGCTTTATGCTCAAATGTTTGGGGCGGCTTGTGGTGCTGGGCTTGCTCTTTTACTATCTGGTTCGCTATCAACAGCTTCATATCCCGGGCTTTCTGGTGGGTCTGGCCACGGTCCAGATCGGTATCGTGCTGGCCACCATCAGCAAGATGAAACGACTTTTGAAGGAGGCGTAGCAGGCAGCCATGGAACATCCAATTCTGTTTCTCAACCTGATTCTGGAAAATCTTCTGGGGCTGCCGGTGCCTCACGATATGCCTGAGCCCGGTAATTTCTGGGACATGACCCAGCTGCTGGCTCCCCATGTCACCTACACCCTGCTGGTAATGTTGTTTCTCATCATCCTGCCGCGCCTCACCATGGGCAGCAAGCTGGAGATTATCCCCGGCCATGGTCAGAACTTCTGGGAAGTGGTGGTGGGCGGCATCGAAGATTTCATGGCCGAACACATGGGTCGCGAAGGTGCTCGCATGATGTTCCCCATGCTGGCCACCTTCGGGCTGTTTATCCTGATCAGCAACCTCATCGGCCTGATCCCCGGCATGTTCTCGCCCACCGCCAATCTCAATATCACCCTGGCCATGACCCTGATTGTGTTCACCACCACCCATATCC
This window encodes:
- the hemL gene encoding glutamate-1-semialdehyde 2,1-aminomutase, producing the protein MNTKRSQELFAKACRHIPGGVNSPVRACKSVGCDPVFIERAAGSKVYDADGNEYVDFVCSWGPMILGHNHPAVVAAIRETLESGTSFGAPTSKEIELAELVTSALPAVEKVRFVSSGTEATMSAVRLARGFTGRSKVIKFDGCYHGHADSFLIKAGSGVVTLGIPGSPGVPEDIVKNTISIPYNDPATLEKTLRDDKLDIACVIVEPVAGNMGVVAPAPGFLATLRQLTAELGIVLIFDEVITGFRLSLGGAQEYYGVQPDLTCLGKVIGGGLPVGAYGGKKEIMDHIAPDGPVYQAGTLSGNPLAMAAGAATLRELAQPGFYEQLETKAAGFAGELAALADKYLPGQTTLNRVGSMMTTFFTPGPVTDHASATRSDTDRYAAHYRNMRSQGIWLAPAQFEAAFISAAQSEADLALALEKTEWSFKQLAAADK
- a CDS encoding AtpZ/AtpI family protein yields the protein MAGERQEVWKLLTIFGTIGMTMVFSVFIGLGIGYFLDHKVFDGRTAPWLTLIFLGFGIAAAFKNLYVLSQRKDL
- a CDS encoding ATP synthase subunit I, with product MTGGTEGADIPIRRVELISYLVLLAMALIGWLLLSPLAGISVLIGGFVVILSFQWLKRDAVRLSLNPTKQAKIRFMLKCLGRLVVLGLLFYYLVRYQQLHIPGFLVGLATVQIGIVLATISKMKRLLKEA
- the atpB gene encoding F0F1 ATP synthase subunit A yields the protein MEHPILFLNLILENLLGLPVPHDMPEPGNFWDMTQLLAPHVTYTLLVMLFLIILPRLTMGSKLEIIPGHGQNFWEVVVGGIEDFMAEHMGREGARMMFPMLATFGLFILISNLIGLIPGMFSPTANLNITLAMTLIVFTTTHILGVKYHGAAYVKHFFGPMPALIPLMLPIELISHFARILSLSIRLFGNIMAKETLLAILFILAGAYFAPLPIMVLGVLVSFVQAAVFVLLSVLYFAMAMEEAH